In Pieris rapae chromosome 18, ilPieRapa1.1, whole genome shotgun sequence, one genomic interval encodes:
- the LOC110999612 gene encoding mucin-3A isoform X12 yields MRAGVWCGVAVTLLLVATDAIRTVQGEGISRTSRRTITDRSANNLNKTEENIPTYRSRSIKRREETQELSTVRSRNRGRTLEKDNISPKVEIQAQSGQNEPFESRRSSIRSRSRTIAKEATTENILSRESIIRGRSRGNGRKYTPTTTPFNDQPESSSNQVAATLPPRSVEIRSEIIKTNEILPTGATAPSNQFRRRSSTVSTVEATKQIRPRGRINTRTNSRALDLEVAGTTNTFTAAAKQTTIARISDGRNSRKLRYKSRTLETDTNITGVGITPLNEVEKSSQRNDITSEPEYSETNSTTSKATENTFQTSTESVLRSSTLKSSKVVRRPITRSNGYFKSSEVKSNSKMSDEINEDDNYPESFKAIIQAKNATQTNSSIGESLSVKASHKDSNTHALSFQTNTTDPGTDKNSRLRKKLRIEEKNKKADEQEALSLGSTSTTTTSEAPKPRSIPFRPRGTYLSRSKKPNVTKSTTENISYASRPSLENPYKFSKRIKSSTEPSMTDITLKTKRLDSLPKKQVIRSSLFSRKNDPVNKNITVIPLNENRKHDRVQSGSNFKARRTLPNTTYYSRLRNNTKLYMTETSYVEKNTETPIADKKVGNSADMPLIFTYLNGPGLSDKLQPSIENTAPVLNSKESQENSTENEIVNKAEESENKLIINTDVTTPKYHANYKENMQSEKAITSATPAIRNIKTRKYARKQEKGKDQETNTPSVIFKSKDRNVRKYGDTFSKTTESPANSISQEPVKPKHKFSSKYRGSYLDRPFYKPTVPTVTPSATVEGEEIQLGPDMNAIAFTKTRRPLSSADLRLSESLAKPLQVLNVEVSQHSPSVTVSIFDALAEILTSTPKPRISTTAETLPKNINEINIMHSLDGVSSNVNVNTVTGFATQESVTSKDNLNTNAKFVKTTEPVVFNSLLVGDNVTPSLKAEDEKTSYFTSPKTVPIPIPTTPISARKPFAIKVLYTETESTSKNSPTAMPTSRLTSTDKSTMVYNSISDLLLSNNGVVSTGLTSMLSNNIRSIIDSMDDESKSKLSVGMTNLLNTLIPGAINNISKVEEDSTAYMTTPYSLEDINDTANIEININESSNIHNKILQNVSDGESIVNTETLLNSQTEIDVEGTTPVNSFDLLENVQNLESESDNTLRFESNVLTNTLKDTTSTTARVTVDNIENLDETPTNEELVTLSILNPLRDITTETSNIQLESPSLAKLLSFNQLDDSEVLEDPSQVSQLQLWVLSKKARVLKMIEDLLRIHSDEISNPPLGIRNKPKISFSNRLTEIMNTMNFTTTGPDFTERTTLDSIESSFSSTTTVPYTSTLSLLNNLNGDFDLTTQNINGIIFTNDESSTKTVSEIADAFTTANSVPTTTVSEDIVTTSDSKEIENEKLELASTTTSNFETTTGIAEARIVVDTTVMTNVEDTSTSGIETTTAKVMNESKSADFITTSNMLNVATRPSIPKKDFVIFGILPNNTVVRKDPNDNPLEALTEASPYIIYGVLPNNTIIRKFPNGTRVPQIMQKIDVLPISPWSLKNPYSPIHNIPAIVRPQSNPIRVSTNTVISTDIPNNEKEISLTTDTVNNLQVMIPTSALNIKDSSSLGITTTSTLPPAEKSTASHVLSLRTTTMLPSVDEILLNSISLATKEEMVISSMTSSTPEPRILTLDIDPETKQIRTEKPNDGTGNTVFKFIPIEDVTVPSTQETNVLKLATPKTTRVATVTTEVNTPNPQIQMNIESNTVATSTTEPFIATPVTNSEKVIDEPPTPIFMNEFELTTEAQNFTLTDLNNDRTTFTPDQTTAATTTSLPELQINNDDVEFTTTAQTTYRIPVATSVPIGSATNTVFQTQPSPPTLPNDRNPKKISEFNTAQNQEENAKLLQALLMATSQGKNSNNNLITKTRPLTTTVRSIEDDIRQFEEDTKLLKALLQATGRDPATLNLPSLDGIKAVITTLKPSIATTTLQTTSTLPPSTVPITQFTTTETTTSSIINEDVKRLQEDTKLLQALLQVTGNKNGGDMPVISGLTSNVRIASNPLTTSMESKSTTSFNVRPVYTTTQFTPTTTVRSQIITVSTLQPTTEDIGISTTFRPVNVRTQSTTVNRPTVTTEIPSSSTYSDEEDLLFLKNLKSVLSTKSKNEDPETSLANRVIALAVERSLNEIQVGKNVGTTKVMTTTTTTSRPTTTATQATTTPRPTTKPTTTRVTTTPRQNIPSIEDDIKQFEQDTKLLQALLKATGQDPSKFNIPTLPTTTVSAQFPNIPQGINDDLNLLSNLLASPSPLNEPFDPLTQKPAPTQATQRTPTSTVPYGIQIAVKDDLKNEQDDAKLLQTLIKLQDAQETTTVRSKLAITGHSSDEALKKLIQKTQPAGMMSESTKPSMSLSTEYGNSNDALLAALLKEQGFGPTTASSLDEQIRLAGAAQTVQNVFRAGQNTYTNGSGGSG; encoded by the exons GGTGAAGGCATATCTCGAACAAGCAGAAGAACGATTACTGATAGAAGtgcaaataatttgaataaaactgaAGAAAACATACCGACGTATAGATCAAGAAGCATAAAAAGAAGAGAAGAAACACAAGAATTAAGCACTGTAAGGTCAAGAAACCGAGGTAGGACTCTagaaaaagataatatttcaCCTAAAGTTGAAATTCAAGCGCAATCGGGACAAAATGAACCATTTGAATCCAGGAGATCAAGTATCCGATCTCGATCTAGAACAATTGCAAAAGAAGCAACGACAGAGAATATCTTAAGTAGAGAGAGTATAATTCGAGGACGGTCCCGTGGAAATGGAAGAAAATATACGCCTACTACCACTCCCTTTAATGATCAACCAGAAAGTTCTTCAAATCAAGTTGCTGCGACGTTACCACCTAGAAGTGTTGAAATTAGGTcagaaataataaagacaaatgaAATTCTTCCTACTGGGGCTACTGCACCATCTAATCAGTTCAGAAGAAGAAGTTCGACCGTAAGCACTGTGGAAGCTACTAAACAAATCAGACCTCGAGGACGAATAAATACAAGGACAAATTCAAGAGCTCTTGATTTAGAAGTTGCAGGTACTACAAATACGTTCACTGCAGCAGCTAAACAAACAACAATTGCGAGAATAAGCGATGGAagaaattcaaggaaattaaggtacaaatcaagaacattggaaacagatacaaatatAACTGGAGTGGGTATAACACCTTTAAATGAAGTAGAAAAATCTAGTCAAAGAAATGACATAACTAGTGAACCCGAATACAGCGAAACAAATTCAACAACTTCTAAAGCGACTGAGAACACATTTCAAACAAGCACGGAATCAGTATTAAGATCGAGTACACTTAAATCCTCGAAAGTCGTAAGACGACCAATCACAAGAAGTAACGGTTATTTCAAATCTTCTGAAGTTAAAAGTAATTCAAAAATGTCGGACGAAATAAACGAGGATGATAACTACCCAGAGAGCTTTAAAGCTATTATACAAGCTAAAAATGCG ACACAAACAAACTCTTCTATTGGCGAGAGTTTGTCAGTGAAAGCATCACATAAAGATTCCAACACTCACGCACTATCTTTTCAAACCAACACTACGGACCCTGGCACTGACAAAAACTCTCGG CTTCGTAAAAAGTTGCgaattgaagaaaaaaataagaaagctGACGAACAAGAAGCTTTATCATTAGGTTCAACATCCACGACTACAACATCTGAGGCACCTAAACCTAGATCTATTCCATTTCGTCCACGTGGCACTTACTTATCCAGAAgtaaaaaaccaaatgtaaCTAAATCGACAACTGAAAACATAAGTTATGCATCAAGACCTAGCCTTGAAAATCCATATAAATTCAGCAAAAGAATTAAATCTTCAACGGAGCCATCAATGACAGACATTACTTTGAAAACAAAGCGACTGGACTCGCTGCCAAAAAAGCAGGTCATACGCTCCTCACTTTTTTCTCGTAAAAACGATCccgtaaacaaaaatatcactGTAATACCATTAAATGAAAATCGTAAACACGATCGTGTACAATCAGGAAGTAATTTTAAAGCCCGAAGAACATTACCAAATACAACATATTATTCCCGATTAagaaataacacaaaattgtATATGACAGAAACTAGCTATGTAGAAAAAAACACCGAAACTCCGATAGCAGATAAAAAAGTTGGAAACTCTGCAGATATgcctttaatttttacttatctCAATGGCCCAGGTTTATCGGATAAACTGCAACCTTCTATTGAAAATACTGCTCCCGTACTGAACAGTAAGGAATCGCAAGAAAATAGTACAGAAAATGAGATTGTTAATAAAGCTGAAGAAAGtgaaaataagttaattattaacacGGACGTAACGACACCAAAATATCACGCTAACTACAAAGAAAATATGCAAAGCGAAAAAGCAATAACTTCGGCAACACCggcaataagaaatattaaaaccaGGAAATACGCACGTAAACAAGAAAAAGGTAAAGATCAAGAAACAAATACTCCTTCCGTTATTTTCAAAAGTAAAGACCGGAATGTTCGAAAGTACGGAGACACCTTTTCCAAGACAACAGAAAGTCCTGCAAATAGC ATATCACAAGAACCTGTAAAACCAAAACATAAGTTTAGTTCAAAATATAGAGGTTCATATTTAGATAGGCCTTTTTACAAACCCACAGTTCCTACTGTAACACCATCAGCAACT GTAGAGGGTGAAGAAATACAATTAGGGCCTGATATGAATGCTATAGCCTTCACAAAAACCCGTCGCCCATTGTCTTCAGCTGATTTGAGGCTTTCCGAGAGCTTGGCCAAACCTTTACAAGTATTAAACGTTGAAGTATCACAACATTCACCATCAGTAACAGTGTCTATATTCGATGCTTTGGCTGAAATACTCACGTCAACGCCCAAGCCTCGAATATCAACAACAGCCGAAACATTACCAAAAAATATCAACGAAATCAATATAATGCATTCACTTGATGGCGTGAGTAGTAACGTTAATGTAAATACTGTCACAGGCTTTGCAACTCAGGAATCGGTAACATCAAAGGATAATTTAAACACAAATGCTAAGTTTGTAAAAACCACTGAACCAGTTGTGTTTAACAGTTTGCTGGTTGGGGACAATGTTACACCGTCACTAAAAGCAGAAGATGAGAAAACAAGTTATTTTACCTCACCCAAAACTGTTCCTATTCCAATTCCTACTACTCCTATATCTGCGAGAAAACCATTCGCTATAAAGGTTTTATACACCGAAACTGAATCGACAAGTAAAAACTCTCCAACGGCTATGCCCACTTCTCGTTTGACATCGACTGACAAATCAACAATGGTATATAACAGTATATCAGATCTTTTACTATCTAATAATGGAGTTGTATCTACTGGACTAACAAGCAtgttatcaaataatattagaagTATTATCGATAGTATGGACGATGAaagtaaatctaaattatcaGTAGGTATGACTAATTTGTTGAACACTTTGATCCCCGGcgctattaataatatctcaAAAGTAGAAGAAGATAGCACTGCTTATATGACTACTCCTTACAGTTTGGAGGATATTAATGATACTgcaaacattgaaataaatataaatgagagttcaaatattcataataaaatcctCCAAAATGTTAGCGACGGAGAatcaattgtaaatactgaaaCGCTTCTAAATTCACAAACTGAAATAGATGTTGAAGGCACTACACCTGTAAATAGCTTTGATTTGTTAGaaaatgtacaaaatttaGAATCAGAATCAGATAATACCTTAAGATTTGAAAGTAACGTTTTAACCAATACACTTAAAGATACCACGTCTACTACCGCGAGAGTAACGGTTGATAATATAGAGAATTTAGACGAAACCCCTACTAATGAGGAACTAGTTACCCTATCCATCCTTAATCCTTTAAGAGATATTACTACAGAGACTTCAAATATCCAACTTGAATCCCCCTCTTTAGCCAAACTGTTGTCTTTTAACCAATTAGATGATAGTGAAGTATTGGAAGATCCAAGTCAAGTATCACAACTACAATTATGGGTATTATCTAAAAAAGCCcgagttttaaaaatgattgagGATCTCCTACGTATTCACTCTGATGAAATTTCAAATCCACCTCTTGGTATTCGCAATAAACCCAAAATTTCATTCTCTAATCGTCTGACCGAAATAATGAATACAATGAACTTTACGACCACTGGACCTGACTTTACTGAACGAACTACTCTGGACTCTATTGAAAGTTCCTTTAGTTCCACAACAACCGTACCTTATACATCAACTTTGTCCCTTTTGAATAACCTCAACGGTGACTTTGACCTTACAACTCAAAACATAAatggtattatttttacaaatgacGAATCATCTACAAAAACTGTTAGCGAAATTGCTGATGCTTTTACTACTGCCAATTCAGTACCTACCACTACAGTGTCTGAAGATATTGTAACAACCTCTGATTCTAAGgaaatagaaaatgaaaagCTGGAACTTGCGTCTACAACAACGAGTAATTTTGAAACTACAACTGGAATAGCAGAAGCCAGAATTGTTGTTGATACAACTGTTATGACAAACGTAGAAGACACATCGACATCAGGTATTGAAACCACTACAGCTAAAGTCATGAATGAGAGCAAATCAGCAGATTTTATAACAACCAGCAATATGCTAAACGTGGCCACTCGACCGTCAATTccaaaaaaagattttgttatttttggaaTACTTCCTAACAATACAGTGGTACGTAAAGACCCTAACGATAACCCACTGGAAGCATTAACAGAAGCAAGTCCATACATCATTTACGGCGTACTaccaaataacacaataatacGCAAGTTTCCGAACGGAACTCGAGTACCACAAATCATGCAAAAAATTGACGTACTACCAATTAGTCCATGGAGTCTAAAAAATCCATACAGCCCTATCCATAATATTCCAGCCATTGTCAGACCACAGTCTAACCCAATCCGAGTTTCCACTAATACTGTGATATCCACAGACATACCAAATAACGAAAAGGAAATCAGTTTAACCACCGACACTGTAAATAACCTGCAAGTAATG ATACCTACATCGGcacttaatataaaagataGCAGTTCATTGGGTATAACAACTACCTCCACACTGCCACCTGCTGAAAAAAGCACTGCCTCGCATGTTTTAAGTTTGCGCACAACTACAATGCTACCTTCTGTTGATGAGATTCTGCTTAATAGTATATCTTTGGCGACTAAAGAGGAAATGGTCATATCTTCAATGACAAGTTCAACTCCTGAACCAAGAATATTAACACTGGATATTGATCCGGAG ACTAAACAAATACGTACTGAAAAACCTAATGACGGAACTGgaaatactgtttttaaatttatccctATTGAGGATGTTACTGTGCCCTCTACACAAGAAACTAACGTATTAAAACTGGCTACTCCTAAAACTACGCGAGTAGCAACGGTAACAACTGAAGTTAATACACCTAATCCACAAATACAAATGAATATAGAAAGTAATACTGTTGCAACTTCCACAACAGAGCCATTTATTGCAACACCTGTAACCAACTCGGAAAAAGTAATCGATGAACCACCAACTCctatttttatgaatgaatTTGAACTAACCACTGAAGCACAGAACTTCACATTAACAGATTTAAACAATGATCGTACAACATTTACACCAGACCAAACCACTGCTGCTACCACAACTTCTCTACCCgaattgcaaataaataatgatgatGTTGAATTTACTACAACTGCACAAACTACTTACCGAATACCAGTAGCAACATCTGTACCTATTGGTAGTGCTACTAATACCGTGTTTCAAACACAACCGAGTCCTCCAACACTACCTAACGATCGtaatccaaaaaaaatatcggaGTTCAATACAGCACAAAATCAAGAAGAGAATGCTAAGTTATTGCAAGCGCTGTTAATGGCAACTAGTCAAGGTAAAAATAGCAACAATAATCTCATTACTAAAACGAGACCATTGACGACGACTGTTCGTTCTATTGAGGATGATATCCGGCAGTTCGAAGAagatactaaattattaaaagcattaCTCCAAGCCACTGGTAGAGACCCTGCCACTCTCAACCTACCTTCACTAGATGGAATTAAAGCAGTCATAACTACATTAAAACCAAGCATCGCGACTACAACGCTTCAAACAACATCTACTCTGCCACCAAGTACTGTACCAATAACACAGTTTACTACAACAGAAACCACAACATCATCAATAATTAATGAAGATGTTAAAAGACTCCAAGAAGATACTAAACTATTACAAGCATTACTTCAAGTTACTGGAAACAAAAATGGTGGAGATATGCCCGTAATATCTGGTTTGACATCTAATGTAAGAATAGCTTCAAATCCATTGACAACATCGATGGAGTCAAAATCAACTACATCATTCAACGTTAGACCAGTATACACAACTACGCAATTCACCCCAACTACAACTGTTAGGTCCCAAATTATTACTGTGTCCACTTTACAGCCAACCACAGAAGATATTGGAATATCTACAACATTTCGACCTGTTAATGTAAGAACACAATCCACTACAGTTAATCGACCCACTGTGACCACTGAAATTCCTAGTAGCTCCACATATTCAGACGAAGAGGACCTTctctttttaaagaatttg AAATCTGTGCTTAGTACGAAATCTAAAAATGAAGACCCAGAAACATCACTGGCCAACCGTGTAATTGCATTAGCTGTTGAACGaagtttaaatgaaattcaagTTGGCAAAAACGTAGGAACAACAAAGGTAATGACTACAACTACTACTACATCAAGACCAACTACTACAGCGACACAAGCGACTACAACACCAAGACCAACAACAAAACCAACAACGACACGAGTGACAACAACACCTCGACAAAATATTCCATCTATAGAAGATGACATCAAACAATTCGAACaagatacaaaattattacaagCACTTTTAAAAGCAACTGGTCAAGATCcttcaaaattcaatatacCAACTTTACCTACAACAACCGTGAGTGCACAATTTCCAAATATTCCACAAGGCATAAACGATGATCTAAACCTTTTATCAAATTTGCTTGCTTCACCATCACCTCTGAATGAACCCTTTGATCCTCTAACACAGAAACCTGCACCCACCCAAGCTACCCAGAGAACTCCAACATCAACGGTACCTTATGGCATACAAATAGCTGTTAAagacgatttaaaaaatgaacagGATGATGCGAAACTATtgcaaacattaataaaactacaagATGCTCAAGAGACGACAACCGTGAGAAGTAAACTGGCTATAACAG GACATTCATCGGATGAAGcattgaaaaaattaatacaaaaaacgcAACCAGCAGGAATGATGTCAGAATCGACAAAACCATCTATGTCACTAAGCACAGAGTATGGGAATAGCAACGATGCTTTGCTTGCGGCTCTACTGAAGGAGCAAGGTTTCGGTCCAACCACGGCAAGTTCTTTGGACGAACAAATTCGCCTTGCT GGCGCCGCCCAAACAGTCCAGAACGTGTTTAGGGCGGGACAAAACACTTACACGAATGGATCCGGAGGCTCGGGATAA